A genome region from Paramisgurnus dabryanus chromosome 12, PD_genome_1.1, whole genome shotgun sequence includes the following:
- the clvs2 gene encoding clavesin-2: MTHLQAGLSPETLEKAKVELKENPDTLHQDIQEVRDMIITRPDIGFLRTDDAFILRFLRARKFNHFEAFRLLAQYFEYRQQNLDMFKNLKATDPGIKQALKDGFPGVLSNLDRYGRKILVLFAANWDQSRYTFVDILRAILLSLEAMIEDPELQVNGFVLIIDWSNFTFKQASKLTPSMLRLAIEGLQDSFPARFGGIHFVNQPWYIHALYTVIRPFLKDKTRKRIFMHGNNLNSLHQLILPEILPSELGGMLPPYDMGTWARTLLDHAYDEDTDYCPESYTLSVKDLEKDLSPKTMKRSQSVVEPGVLKRPEKVKSEEENMQPLLSLD, translated from the exons ATGACTCATTTACAGGCAGGCCTGTCTCCAGAAACCCTGGAGAAAGCCAAGGTGGAGTTAAAGGAGAACCCCGACACTTTGCATCAGGACATACAGGAGGTGAGGGACATGATCATCACCCGTCCAGACATTGGCTTTCTCAGGACAGACGATGCTTTCATCCTGCGCTTTCTCAGAGCACGGAAATTTAACCATTTCGAGGCCTTCCGTCTCCTGGCCCAGTACTTTGAATATCGCCAGCAGAATTTAGACATGTTCAAGAACTTAAAAGCGACCGATCCGGGGATCAAGCAGGCTCTGAAGGATGGATTCCCGGGGGTTCTGTCTAATTTGGATAGATACGGGAGGAAGATTTTGGTTCTGTTCGCTGCGAACTGGGATCAGAGCAG GTACACTTTTGTGGATATTCTGCGAGCTATCTTACTTTCTCTGGAGGCGATGATAGAAGACCCTGAGCTACAAGTAAATGGATTTGTCCTGATCATCGACTGGAGTAACTTTACTTTCAAGCAAGCTTCCAAGCTAACGCCAAGCATGCTGAGATTGGCTATTGAGGGCCTGCAG GACAGCTTTCCGGCTCGTTTTGGAGGGATCCATTTTGTCAACCAACCTTGGTACATCCACGCTCTTTATACAGTCATCCGACCCTTCCTGAAGGACAAAACAAGAAAACGG ATCTTCATGCATGGAAACAATCTGAACAGCTTGCACCAGCTGATTCTGCCTGAGATTTTACCATCTGAACTGGGTGGGATGCTGCCTCCATATGACATGGGCACCTGGGCCAGAACGTTACTTGACCACGCGTACGATGAGGACACTGACTACTGCCCCGAGTCTTACACCCTGTCCGTCAAAGACCTGGAAAAAGATCTGTCTCCCAAAACCATGAAGAG